The Argopecten irradians isolate NY chromosome 4, Ai_NY, whole genome shotgun sequence genome has a window encoding:
- the LOC138320929 gene encoding contactin-5-like isoform X1 translates to MEGKIMSIGTMGKALLMLTFVITSRVSAEIIFTVLPASQAVVFGNDLTLDCDAHDTSDPTKKLGFYWFFNSVSSPPGSSIFTNHSLLVRDMSETEIGNYTCGVMSEDLKTVLAISPPAVIIHAFIRTFITNPVTMSVTEGEVVELECVTGESAPAPVVTWEKNGQTFHEGDQFTSVFGMSSIPGVISQYAMKLVISTTSYDSGEYNCVARNTALGVEVRSLKVNLQVQALERAPYVDSSLYTQTVIAPKDQPLQLVCPIRGYPTPHITWEYNGAPFVSTDYTQLFPNGSIFIVSLVESNDGPYMCEGVNYLGSTKSGMINVRTAYIEMEFVSEPYRVFTIAGKSQTLPCSPPISYPLATVSWYKNNKPVVYRTGQQALFIVDPANNVWDLFFAQVQKPDEGEYFCVASNNYSIPTTRTSSTAVMSVGGAPIFIQPPIGVTAIKGEGVSLTCLVSGDPFPEIRWLQDRIDVVPNSQVTFTHNYQVIHIADVSKAYEGTYTCRASNSYGVKETDAYVRVLVPVIIVNPVANITAKAGSEVKITCGVYGDPNPTVTWYKDSVLLTQSERFSPVEDGLIIHDVKIADAGFYGCQATNEAGEASSQAELVVLATPFFVQIPEDQVVLAGQGFNLTCEVDGNPKPSVDWLFNGTNLFPPGIFVSLDKRRLQVTDTSWLHVGKYTCVAASMEGAISSTAIIALHVPPRVHRIVGNAIVYVTKDLELTCLVDGVPAPSINWRHEGIQVAPTFDGRVSFPERHRLLVRAAAISDAGEYKCLADNLAGTSEMEINVFVIESPMPPQLMDPTPISSSAIQVTWKPVTQKTHTIVSQYVLYYKEKLDLDYIRHPSVILGTETAFLVQYLTPGAEYYFTMSAVNTAGEGEHSNIKFAKTFDSGPSAPRNLRVTGVSPTQVELTWEIPAQTNGEIRKYRIWYKHRVGGLGPKTVEFFINGQVVAPTYTVVNLDPYSDYEFSVQGATIENEVELWGNLSTTIDTKTGVTAPKGSPVGVMVVSLSPYDVQVTWNPVPLSLQHGPITKYHVRYRPAATFTFLNDIEVSNTEQKVNVTGLLPWSWYSFIVEAENAGGVGPPSSEILVRTQQAAPSGKPSNLVVEAVSMDTVKVMFSLPDPATWNSELTGFLVEYGKYENGGDTSETINTYNLDTLSLHISNLAAWTQYQVRVALISGPSNTLQGPFTDWMIVKTKEAAAGAVTNIRFTTTPTSITLSWDPPSQLNGVIQGYNVEYYILSSEGGTGVDTAQGSEHANTTLNGDISVDPQQTMVRRSVGMSLPKFDLDQGHSKDFTDKEIVPLQDFNNFLSNTNSQFVSQRNVLREFISSIDYRGRKSFKQNRTSDRVEIFNIDGKKYVKFAKNRTKDAFKLPYHLVKRNADQSQESDLPDWVMTSDSNQLKSLCSALIRTNPTALQLLDTLLLNITSNGGEATATLMSDVLAAWSVKVDDGQVVTSTSTVLTSLQEDVQAWLLQGNVSIWALCYHLHDQGSAVSVRSMMTTSTSVVLLDLLPSSTYSITLSAYGDAGRGDNKTVNITTENLPPPPPPPSTPSPTTPTPTLPSTTDAVQAAGADNSDDFLVAVVGGSLAGVFLITMVIVLVVCLCVRWKTTPGIIGRSKTPEPIILDNDSRASSSRTGSGTSSVVEENDQYGQVDINIDDVRYEGASTMRSPSVPEGYGSLKGASNMTLQVPNLERSTHSITGVQNPMFFGDHQGYQEDDQESMAVSMALSAEEVYSQASNTLKRKNRMRSESAAAIAVMRTSAIPDIGALHGNDTDNLIKNDSVVVYTERTAL, encoded by the exons ATGGAG GGCAAGATCATGAGTATTGGTACTATGGGCAAAGCACTGTTGATGTTGACTTTTGTCATCACAAGTAGAGTGTCTGCGGAAATAA TTTTCACAGTGTTACCAGCCAGCCAAGCAGTTGTGTTTGGAAATGATCTGACCCTTGATTGTGATGCACATGATACAAGTGATCCAACTAAGAAGCTGGGATTCTATTGGTTTTTTAACTCAGTATCAAGTCCTCCCGGGTCCTCCATCTTCACAAATCACTCCCTGCTGGTTCGGGATATGAGTGAAACAGAAATTGGAAATTATACCTGTGGAGTTATGTCCGAGGATTTGAAAACTGTTTTGGCAATATCACCCCCTGCAGTGATCATTCATGCAT TTATTCGGACGTTTATCACAAACCCAGTAACCATGAGTGTGACTGAAGGTGAGGTTGTGGAGCTGGAATGTGTTACAG GTGAAAGTGCTCCTGCTCCTGTAGTGACATGGGAGAAGAATGGCCAAACTTTCCATGAAGGAGACCAGTTCACATCAGTGTTTGGGATGTCTAGTATCCCTGGAGTTATCTCCCAGTACGCCATGAAGCTTGTCATTTCGACGACGTCATATGACTCTGGAGAGTACAACTGTGTGGCTCGTAATACAGCCCTAGGTGTGGAGGTCAGGTCACTGAAGGTCAACCTACAGGTACAAG CCCTGGAGAGAGCGCCATATGTAGACAGTTCTCTGTACACACAAACTGTGATAGCCCCTAAAGACCAGCCCCTTCAGTTGGTCTGCCCTATAAGGGGCTACCCTACCCCTCATATCACATGGGAGTACAATGGAGCCCCTTTTGTCAGCACCGATTATACCCAACTGTTTCCGAATGGTAGTATATTTATTGTGAGCTTGGTGGAAAGCAATGATGGGCCATATATGTGTGAAGGTGTAAACTACCTAGGGAGTACAAAGTCGGGAATGATCAATGTCAGAACGGCAT atattgAGATGGAGTTTGTGAGTGAGCCATATCGTGTGTTTACCATTGCCGGAAAGTCTCAAACCTTGCCCTGCAGTCCACCAATCAGCTATCCCTTAGCTACAGTCAGCTGGTATAAAAACAACAAGCCGGTTGTGTATCGTACTGGACAACAGGCGTTGTTTATTGTTGATCCAGCCAATAATGTCTGGGATCTGTTCTTCGCTCAGGTCCAGAAGCCAGACGAAGGGGAGTATTTCTGTGTGGCCTCCAATAACTACTCTATACCGACCACCAGGACCTCCAGTACTGCTGTAATGAGTGTGGGAG GTGCTCCAATCTTCATCCAGCCTCCTATTGGTGTGACGGCCATTAAGGGTGAGGGGGTGTCTTTGACCTGTTTGGTGAGTGGTGACCCCTTTCCCGAGATCCGCTGGCTACAAGATCGCATTGATGTCGTCCCAAACAGTCAAGTTACCTTTAC ACATAATTACCAGGTGATACACATCGCAGACGTCAGCAAGGCCTACGAAGGAACTTACACTTGTCGTGCCAGTAACAGTTACGGAGTTAAGGAGACTGACGCCTATGTCAGAGTATTAG TTCCAGTTATAATTGTCAATCCAGTTGCTAACATTACGGCCAAAGCTGGGTCAGAGGTCAAGATTACCTGTGGAGTGTATGGTGACCCCAATCCTACTGTTACGTGGTACAAAG ACTCTGTGCTGCTGACACAAAGTGAGCGATTTTCACCTGTGGAGGATGGTCTGATTATCCACGATGTGAAGATTGCTGATGCTGGTTTTTATGGTTGCCAGGCAACCAATGAGGCAGGAGAGGCTTCATCGCAGGCTGAACTCGTTGTTCTAG CAACACCATTCTTTGTTCAGATCCCAGAGGACCAAGTGGTTTTGGCTGGCCAAGGCTTCAATCTGACTTGTGAAGTTGATGGGAACCCTAAACCCTCTGTTGACTGGCTCTTTAAT gGGACCAATTTATTTCCCCCAGGGATATTTGTGTCTCTGGATAAGCGCCGCCTTCAGGTGACAGATACATCTTGGTTACATGTGGGTAAATACACATGTGTAGCGGCCAGCATGGAGGGTGCCATTAGTTCCACAGCCATCATAGCCCTACATG TGCCTCCCCGAGTACACAGAATTGTAGGGAATGCCATTGTGTATGTAACTAAGGATCTAGAACTTACTTGTCTGGTGGATGGTGTCCCTGCGCCCAGTATTAACTGGAGACATGAAGGCATCCAGGTCGCACCCACATTTGATGGTCGCGTGTCGTTCCCTGAGAGACACAGATTACTGGTCAGGGCTGCAGCAATCTCTGATGCAG GAGAGTACAAATGTCTAGCAGACAATTTAGCCGGTACATCAGAAATGGAAATCAACGTATTTGTTATAG AGTCTCCCATGCCTCCCCAGCTGATGGACCCAACCCCAATATCCTCCTCGGCAATACAAGTGACATGGAAACCTGTTACACAGAAAACTCACACCATTGTCTCCCAGTACGTCCTTTACTACAAGGAAAA GTTAGACCTAGACTATATCCGACACCCTTCAGTTATACTGGGCACCGAGACAGCGTTCCTGGTTCAATACCTCACCCCAGGGGCTGAGTACTACTTCACAATGTCAGCTGTAAACACTGCCGGGGAGGGAGAGCACAGCAACATCAAGTTTGCAAAGACATTTGATTCAG GTCCATCAGCACCCAGGAATCTGCGTGTGACAGGTGTGAGTCCTACCCAGGTAGAACTGACGTGGGAAATTCCTGCCCAGACCAATGGAGAGATCAGGAAGTACAGGATCTGGTACAAACACAGAGTTGGCGGACTTG GTCCAAAGACTGTTGAATTCTTCATCAATGGACAAGTAGTTGCCCCTACCTACACGGTGGTGAACCTTGACCCCTACTCTGACTACGAGTTCTCCGTACAAGGGGCTACCATAGAGAATGAAGTAGAACTATGGGGAAACTTATCTACAACCATAGACACCAAGACAGGTGTCACAG CTCCTAAAGGCAGTCCTGTAGGGGTGATGGTGGTTTCTTTATCACCCTATGATGTTCAGGTCACATGGAAT cCTGTACCTTTGTCCCTACAACATGGCCCAATAACGAAATATCATGTTCGCTATCGACCGGCTGCGACCTTCACCTTCCTGAATGACATTGAAGTCAGCAATACAGAACAAAAGGTCAATGTCACTGGACTGTTACCATGGAGCTGGTACTCTTTTATTGTGGAGGCTGAGAATGCTGGAGGTGTTGGTCCTCCATCCAGTGAGATCCTTGTCCGTACCCAACAGGCTG CACCGTCAGGAAAGCCTTCCAATCTTGTTGTTGAGGCTGTTTCTATGGATACTGTCAAAGTCATGTTCAGT CTGCCAGACCCAGCTACATGGAACAGTGAACTGACCGGGTTCCTGGTGGAGTATGGTAAATACGAGAATGGTGGCGACACATCAGAGACTATCAACACTTATAATCTGGATACTCTCAGTCTCCATATCAG TAACTTGGCAGCGTGGACTCAGTACCAGGTCCGAGTGGCTCTGATCTCTGGACCCTCTAACACCCTACAGGGACCGTTCACTGATTGGATGATTGTCAAGACTAAGGAAGCAG cGGCAGGAGCAGTGACAAATATTCGCTTTACAACAACACCAACCAGTATCACTTTAAGCTGGGATCCCCCTTCACAGTTAAATGGAGTCATCCAAGGCTACAATGtggaatattacattttatctaGTGAGGGAGGAACAGGTGTAGATACAGCACAAGGGAGCGAGCACGCTAATACAACACTCAATGGGGATATTAGTGTAGACCCACAGCAGACAATGGTTAGAAGGAGTGTAGGAATGTCATTGCCAAAATTCGACTTAGATCAAGGTCACAGTAAAGATTTCACAGACAAAGAAATAGTTCCTCTACaagattttaataattttctttctaataCGAATTCGCAGTTTGTATCTCAAAGAAACGTCCTCCGTGAATTTATCAGTAGTATTGACTATAGAGGAAGGAAATCATTCAAACAAAACAGAACTTCAGATCGAGTTGAAATCTTTAACATTgatggaaaaaaatatgtaaaatttgcCAAAAATAGAACAAAAGATGCATTCAAATTACCATACCATTTAGTGAAGCGCAATGCTGACCAGTCACAAGAGAGTGACCTTCCTGACTGGGTGATGACCTCTGACTCGAATCAGCTGAAGTCCTTGTGTAGTGCACTGATCAGGACCAACCCTACAGCCCTACAACTCCTGGATACACTGCTACTGAACATAACCTCTAATGGAGGGGAAGCTACTGCGACACTCATGTCGGACGTCTTGGCAGCCTGGTCAGTGAAAGTGGACGATGGTCAGGTCGTGACTAGTACCAGTACAGTTCTGACATCACTTCAGGAGGATGTGCAGGCATGGCTTCTCCAGGGGAATGTATCCATATGGGCTCTTTGTTACCACTTACACGACCAAG gAAGTGCTGTCTCAGTGAGATCTATGATGACCACATCTACGTCTGTAGTACTGCTGGACTTACTGCCCTCATCTACGTATTCCATCACGTTATCTGCATATGGTGATGCcggcaggggagataataagaCTGTTAACATTACAACAG AGAATTTGCCTCCCCCTCCACCTCCCCCATCGACACCCTCCCCTACTACCCCTACCCCAACACTTCCCTCAACAACAGATGCAGTACAGGCAGCAGGGGCAGACAACTCTGATGACTTCCTTGTAGCAGTTGTAGGTGGCAGCCTGGCTGGTGTGTTCCTCATTACCATGGTGATTGTCCTGGTAGTGTGTCTGTGTGTGAGATGGAAGACAACACCTGGAATCATTG GTAGAAGCAAAACTCCAGAACCAATCATTCTTGATAATGACTCAAGGGCAAGTTCATCCAG AACTGGGTCGGGAACATCATCTGTAGTAGAAGAAAATGATCAGTATGGTCAAGTGGACATAAACATTGATGATGTACGATACGAAGGAGCTAGCACCATGAGGTCCCCGTCTGTCCCGGAA GGTTATGGTAGTTTGAAGGGAGCCAGCAACATGACACTACAAGTTCCAAATCTTGAGAGGAGTACTCACTCCATCACAG GTGTACAGAATCCAATGTTCTTTGGTGACCACCAGGGTTACCAGGAGGATGATCAAGAATCCATGGCCGTTTCCATGGCACTATCTGCAGAGGAAGTGTACTCCCAG
- the LOC138320929 gene encoding contactin-5-like isoform X2: MSIGTMGKALLMLTFVITSRVSAEIIFTVLPASQAVVFGNDLTLDCDAHDTSDPTKKLGFYWFFNSVSSPPGSSIFTNHSLLVRDMSETEIGNYTCGVMSEDLKTVLAISPPAVIIHAFIRTFITNPVTMSVTEGEVVELECVTGESAPAPVVTWEKNGQTFHEGDQFTSVFGMSSIPGVISQYAMKLVISTTSYDSGEYNCVARNTALGVEVRSLKVNLQVQALERAPYVDSSLYTQTVIAPKDQPLQLVCPIRGYPTPHITWEYNGAPFVSTDYTQLFPNGSIFIVSLVESNDGPYMCEGVNYLGSTKSGMINVRTAYIEMEFVSEPYRVFTIAGKSQTLPCSPPISYPLATVSWYKNNKPVVYRTGQQALFIVDPANNVWDLFFAQVQKPDEGEYFCVASNNYSIPTTRTSSTAVMSVGGAPIFIQPPIGVTAIKGEGVSLTCLVSGDPFPEIRWLQDRIDVVPNSQVTFTHNYQVIHIADVSKAYEGTYTCRASNSYGVKETDAYVRVLVPVIIVNPVANITAKAGSEVKITCGVYGDPNPTVTWYKDSVLLTQSERFSPVEDGLIIHDVKIADAGFYGCQATNEAGEASSQAELVVLATPFFVQIPEDQVVLAGQGFNLTCEVDGNPKPSVDWLFNGTNLFPPGIFVSLDKRRLQVTDTSWLHVGKYTCVAASMEGAISSTAIIALHVPPRVHRIVGNAIVYVTKDLELTCLVDGVPAPSINWRHEGIQVAPTFDGRVSFPERHRLLVRAAAISDAGEYKCLADNLAGTSEMEINVFVIESPMPPQLMDPTPISSSAIQVTWKPVTQKTHTIVSQYVLYYKEKLDLDYIRHPSVILGTETAFLVQYLTPGAEYYFTMSAVNTAGEGEHSNIKFAKTFDSGPSAPRNLRVTGVSPTQVELTWEIPAQTNGEIRKYRIWYKHRVGGLGPKTVEFFINGQVVAPTYTVVNLDPYSDYEFSVQGATIENEVELWGNLSTTIDTKTGVTAPKGSPVGVMVVSLSPYDVQVTWNPVPLSLQHGPITKYHVRYRPAATFTFLNDIEVSNTEQKVNVTGLLPWSWYSFIVEAENAGGVGPPSSEILVRTQQAAPSGKPSNLVVEAVSMDTVKVMFSLPDPATWNSELTGFLVEYGKYENGGDTSETINTYNLDTLSLHISNLAAWTQYQVRVALISGPSNTLQGPFTDWMIVKTKEAAAGAVTNIRFTTTPTSITLSWDPPSQLNGVIQGYNVEYYILSSEGGTGVDTAQGSEHANTTLNGDISVDPQQTMVRRSVGMSLPKFDLDQGHSKDFTDKEIVPLQDFNNFLSNTNSQFVSQRNVLREFISSIDYRGRKSFKQNRTSDRVEIFNIDGKKYVKFAKNRTKDAFKLPYHLVKRNADQSQESDLPDWVMTSDSNQLKSLCSALIRTNPTALQLLDTLLLNITSNGGEATATLMSDVLAAWSVKVDDGQVVTSTSTVLTSLQEDVQAWLLQGNVSIWALCYHLHDQGSAVSVRSMMTTSTSVVLLDLLPSSTYSITLSAYGDAGRGDNKTVNITTENLPPPPPPPSTPSPTTPTPTLPSTTDAVQAAGADNSDDFLVAVVGGSLAGVFLITMVIVLVVCLCVRWKTTPGIIGRSKTPEPIILDNDSRASSSRTGSGTSSVVEENDQYGQVDINIDDVRYEGASTMRSPSVPEGYGSLKGASNMTLQVPNLERSTHSITGVQNPMFFGDHQGYQEDDQESMAVSMALSAEEVYSQASNTLKRKNRMRSESAAAIAVMRTSAIPDIGALHGNDTDNLIKNDSVVVYTERTAL; this comes from the exons ATGAGTATTGGTACTATGGGCAAAGCACTGTTGATGTTGACTTTTGTCATCACAAGTAGAGTGTCTGCGGAAATAA TTTTCACAGTGTTACCAGCCAGCCAAGCAGTTGTGTTTGGAAATGATCTGACCCTTGATTGTGATGCACATGATACAAGTGATCCAACTAAGAAGCTGGGATTCTATTGGTTTTTTAACTCAGTATCAAGTCCTCCCGGGTCCTCCATCTTCACAAATCACTCCCTGCTGGTTCGGGATATGAGTGAAACAGAAATTGGAAATTATACCTGTGGAGTTATGTCCGAGGATTTGAAAACTGTTTTGGCAATATCACCCCCTGCAGTGATCATTCATGCAT TTATTCGGACGTTTATCACAAACCCAGTAACCATGAGTGTGACTGAAGGTGAGGTTGTGGAGCTGGAATGTGTTACAG GTGAAAGTGCTCCTGCTCCTGTAGTGACATGGGAGAAGAATGGCCAAACTTTCCATGAAGGAGACCAGTTCACATCAGTGTTTGGGATGTCTAGTATCCCTGGAGTTATCTCCCAGTACGCCATGAAGCTTGTCATTTCGACGACGTCATATGACTCTGGAGAGTACAACTGTGTGGCTCGTAATACAGCCCTAGGTGTGGAGGTCAGGTCACTGAAGGTCAACCTACAGGTACAAG CCCTGGAGAGAGCGCCATATGTAGACAGTTCTCTGTACACACAAACTGTGATAGCCCCTAAAGACCAGCCCCTTCAGTTGGTCTGCCCTATAAGGGGCTACCCTACCCCTCATATCACATGGGAGTACAATGGAGCCCCTTTTGTCAGCACCGATTATACCCAACTGTTTCCGAATGGTAGTATATTTATTGTGAGCTTGGTGGAAAGCAATGATGGGCCATATATGTGTGAAGGTGTAAACTACCTAGGGAGTACAAAGTCGGGAATGATCAATGTCAGAACGGCAT atattgAGATGGAGTTTGTGAGTGAGCCATATCGTGTGTTTACCATTGCCGGAAAGTCTCAAACCTTGCCCTGCAGTCCACCAATCAGCTATCCCTTAGCTACAGTCAGCTGGTATAAAAACAACAAGCCGGTTGTGTATCGTACTGGACAACAGGCGTTGTTTATTGTTGATCCAGCCAATAATGTCTGGGATCTGTTCTTCGCTCAGGTCCAGAAGCCAGACGAAGGGGAGTATTTCTGTGTGGCCTCCAATAACTACTCTATACCGACCACCAGGACCTCCAGTACTGCTGTAATGAGTGTGGGAG GTGCTCCAATCTTCATCCAGCCTCCTATTGGTGTGACGGCCATTAAGGGTGAGGGGGTGTCTTTGACCTGTTTGGTGAGTGGTGACCCCTTTCCCGAGATCCGCTGGCTACAAGATCGCATTGATGTCGTCCCAAACAGTCAAGTTACCTTTAC ACATAATTACCAGGTGATACACATCGCAGACGTCAGCAAGGCCTACGAAGGAACTTACACTTGTCGTGCCAGTAACAGTTACGGAGTTAAGGAGACTGACGCCTATGTCAGAGTATTAG TTCCAGTTATAATTGTCAATCCAGTTGCTAACATTACGGCCAAAGCTGGGTCAGAGGTCAAGATTACCTGTGGAGTGTATGGTGACCCCAATCCTACTGTTACGTGGTACAAAG ACTCTGTGCTGCTGACACAAAGTGAGCGATTTTCACCTGTGGAGGATGGTCTGATTATCCACGATGTGAAGATTGCTGATGCTGGTTTTTATGGTTGCCAGGCAACCAATGAGGCAGGAGAGGCTTCATCGCAGGCTGAACTCGTTGTTCTAG CAACACCATTCTTTGTTCAGATCCCAGAGGACCAAGTGGTTTTGGCTGGCCAAGGCTTCAATCTGACTTGTGAAGTTGATGGGAACCCTAAACCCTCTGTTGACTGGCTCTTTAAT gGGACCAATTTATTTCCCCCAGGGATATTTGTGTCTCTGGATAAGCGCCGCCTTCAGGTGACAGATACATCTTGGTTACATGTGGGTAAATACACATGTGTAGCGGCCAGCATGGAGGGTGCCATTAGTTCCACAGCCATCATAGCCCTACATG TGCCTCCCCGAGTACACAGAATTGTAGGGAATGCCATTGTGTATGTAACTAAGGATCTAGAACTTACTTGTCTGGTGGATGGTGTCCCTGCGCCCAGTATTAACTGGAGACATGAAGGCATCCAGGTCGCACCCACATTTGATGGTCGCGTGTCGTTCCCTGAGAGACACAGATTACTGGTCAGGGCTGCAGCAATCTCTGATGCAG GAGAGTACAAATGTCTAGCAGACAATTTAGCCGGTACATCAGAAATGGAAATCAACGTATTTGTTATAG AGTCTCCCATGCCTCCCCAGCTGATGGACCCAACCCCAATATCCTCCTCGGCAATACAAGTGACATGGAAACCTGTTACACAGAAAACTCACACCATTGTCTCCCAGTACGTCCTTTACTACAAGGAAAA GTTAGACCTAGACTATATCCGACACCCTTCAGTTATACTGGGCACCGAGACAGCGTTCCTGGTTCAATACCTCACCCCAGGGGCTGAGTACTACTTCACAATGTCAGCTGTAAACACTGCCGGGGAGGGAGAGCACAGCAACATCAAGTTTGCAAAGACATTTGATTCAG GTCCATCAGCACCCAGGAATCTGCGTGTGACAGGTGTGAGTCCTACCCAGGTAGAACTGACGTGGGAAATTCCTGCCCAGACCAATGGAGAGATCAGGAAGTACAGGATCTGGTACAAACACAGAGTTGGCGGACTTG GTCCAAAGACTGTTGAATTCTTCATCAATGGACAAGTAGTTGCCCCTACCTACACGGTGGTGAACCTTGACCCCTACTCTGACTACGAGTTCTCCGTACAAGGGGCTACCATAGAGAATGAAGTAGAACTATGGGGAAACTTATCTACAACCATAGACACCAAGACAGGTGTCACAG CTCCTAAAGGCAGTCCTGTAGGGGTGATGGTGGTTTCTTTATCACCCTATGATGTTCAGGTCACATGGAAT cCTGTACCTTTGTCCCTACAACATGGCCCAATAACGAAATATCATGTTCGCTATCGACCGGCTGCGACCTTCACCTTCCTGAATGACATTGAAGTCAGCAATACAGAACAAAAGGTCAATGTCACTGGACTGTTACCATGGAGCTGGTACTCTTTTATTGTGGAGGCTGAGAATGCTGGAGGTGTTGGTCCTCCATCCAGTGAGATCCTTGTCCGTACCCAACAGGCTG CACCGTCAGGAAAGCCTTCCAATCTTGTTGTTGAGGCTGTTTCTATGGATACTGTCAAAGTCATGTTCAGT CTGCCAGACCCAGCTACATGGAACAGTGAACTGACCGGGTTCCTGGTGGAGTATGGTAAATACGAGAATGGTGGCGACACATCAGAGACTATCAACACTTATAATCTGGATACTCTCAGTCTCCATATCAG TAACTTGGCAGCGTGGACTCAGTACCAGGTCCGAGTGGCTCTGATCTCTGGACCCTCTAACACCCTACAGGGACCGTTCACTGATTGGATGATTGTCAAGACTAAGGAAGCAG cGGCAGGAGCAGTGACAAATATTCGCTTTACAACAACACCAACCAGTATCACTTTAAGCTGGGATCCCCCTTCACAGTTAAATGGAGTCATCCAAGGCTACAATGtggaatattacattttatctaGTGAGGGAGGAACAGGTGTAGATACAGCACAAGGGAGCGAGCACGCTAATACAACACTCAATGGGGATATTAGTGTAGACCCACAGCAGACAATGGTTAGAAGGAGTGTAGGAATGTCATTGCCAAAATTCGACTTAGATCAAGGTCACAGTAAAGATTTCACAGACAAAGAAATAGTTCCTCTACaagattttaataattttctttctaataCGAATTCGCAGTTTGTATCTCAAAGAAACGTCCTCCGTGAATTTATCAGTAGTATTGACTATAGAGGAAGGAAATCATTCAAACAAAACAGAACTTCAGATCGAGTTGAAATCTTTAACATTgatggaaaaaaatatgtaaaatttgcCAAAAATAGAACAAAAGATGCATTCAAATTACCATACCATTTAGTGAAGCGCAATGCTGACCAGTCACAAGAGAGTGACCTTCCTGACTGGGTGATGACCTCTGACTCGAATCAGCTGAAGTCCTTGTGTAGTGCACTGATCAGGACCAACCCTACAGCCCTACAACTCCTGGATACACTGCTACTGAACATAACCTCTAATGGAGGGGAAGCTACTGCGACACTCATGTCGGACGTCTTGGCAGCCTGGTCAGTGAAAGTGGACGATGGTCAGGTCGTGACTAGTACCAGTACAGTTCTGACATCACTTCAGGAGGATGTGCAGGCATGGCTTCTCCAGGGGAATGTATCCATATGGGCTCTTTGTTACCACTTACACGACCAAG gAAGTGCTGTCTCAGTGAGATCTATGATGACCACATCTACGTCTGTAGTACTGCTGGACTTACTGCCCTCATCTACGTATTCCATCACGTTATCTGCATATGGTGATGCcggcaggggagataataagaCTGTTAACATTACAACAG AGAATTTGCCTCCCCCTCCACCTCCCCCATCGACACCCTCCCCTACTACCCCTACCCCAACACTTCCCTCAACAACAGATGCAGTACAGGCAGCAGGGGCAGACAACTCTGATGACTTCCTTGTAGCAGTTGTAGGTGGCAGCCTGGCTGGTGTGTTCCTCATTACCATGGTGATTGTCCTGGTAGTGTGTCTGTGTGTGAGATGGAAGACAACACCTGGAATCATTG GTAGAAGCAAAACTCCAGAACCAATCATTCTTGATAATGACTCAAGGGCAAGTTCATCCAG AACTGGGTCGGGAACATCATCTGTAGTAGAAGAAAATGATCAGTATGGTCAAGTGGACATAAACATTGATGATGTACGATACGAAGGAGCTAGCACCATGAGGTCCCCGTCTGTCCCGGAA GGTTATGGTAGTTTGAAGGGAGCCAGCAACATGACACTACAAGTTCCAAATCTTGAGAGGAGTACTCACTCCATCACAG GTGTACAGAATCCAATGTTCTTTGGTGACCACCAGGGTTACCAGGAGGATGATCAAGAATCCATGGCCGTTTCCATGGCACTATCTGCAGAGGAAGTGTACTCCCAG